In Malassezia japonica chromosome 2, complete sequence, one DNA window encodes the following:
- a CDS encoding uncharacterized protein (EggNog:ENOG503P5KS; COG:E), protein MARPFCVAAGSTTLDFRGRTLVLPVISVGSVPQLAMDLLIHSPDLQCLRVASLDGAECVPFIGPAEVGTPGGGVCTALDVYQAASSGVVFVQQRSPVLKSRKAPFVERLMAWIEEAGFAEVIVIATVDAAFRTDAEFLTPQVQLRPPKAVETAASRLAEVPRLGDADTLPPVPGGGMTRAYLEAGPPTMLALLQFCAEGDNRGDAYALAESAARLCRVPRPALREPESWKTLFGGAPEPSLYG, encoded by the exons ATGGCACGTCCCTTTTGTGTAGCAGCAGggagcacgacgctcgacttTCGCGGGCGGACGCTGGTCCTGCCGGTGATCAGCGTCGGCTCTGTTCCCCAGCTTGCCATGGATCTGCTGATCCACTCGCCGGACCTGCAGTGCCTGCGTGTCGCGAGCTTGGACGGCGCAGAGTGCGTGCCGTTCATCGGGCCTGCCGaggtcggcacgcccggaggcggcgtgtgcaccgcgctcgacg TATACCAagcggcgagctcgggTGTTGTATttgtgcagcagcgcagtCCGGTGCTCAAG TCGCGCAAAGCGCCgtttgtcgagcgcctcatGGCATGGATCGAGGAGGCTGGCTTTGCCGAAGTGATCGTCATCGCCACGGTCGATGCGGCGTTCCGCACGGATGCCGAGTTTCT CACGCCGCAAGTCCAGCTGCGGCCACCAAAGGCAGTCGAGACCGCTGCCTCGaggctcgccgaggtgccacgcctcggcgatgcaGACACCCTGCCACCGGTaccgggcggcggcatgaCACGCGCGTACCTCGAGGCGGGACCGCCGACgatgctcgcgctcctccagttctgcgccgagggcgacaATCGTGGAGACGCGTATGCGCTGGCCgagtcggccgcgcgcctctgCCGCGTTCCGCGCCCTGCGCTGCGGGAGCCGGAGAGCTGGAAGACGCTGTTTGGTggcgcgccggagccgTCGCTCTATGGATAA
- a CDS encoding uncharacterized protein (COG:L; EggNog:ENOG503NVM1), with product MLGVRAAAERALHSQGPVGARRSKAFTLDDLPDRVDAPQERVVAPPEPEWPPLALNVLDNMRKFPNCLLLTRVGGFYESYFEQAPQLAADISIKLATRRWAGQVVPMSGFPIHQLDKYLKVLVQEKGRLVAICEEFKESPSSASFSRRVTRIVSPGTLIDERFLDPFSNNFILALSKTHAGYGIAWLDVSTADFQTGQCADEKEVRDEIVRIQPREVVLVDGQLGPDAALVYEAMDMIHAAVAAVEPRRDALDLRHVPAHASDAERDAIAVLTYYLETRLMEHMPGLHIDTSEGTLGAADDQVMHLDAHTLGALEIRETARDGSVRGSLTSIVRRTMTQGGTRLLTQWLAQPSTSIPLIRARHALVDWLLQRPFLRKDLRTLLRGGVGDILRTLQRISLRRNDEQDLLEVRDFVRTSDALVQRLQAEQAAAAPSTLGWTELGELLAKFQSLHALGERLGGAIDERVIEKRIQRQEAMEQSRDVAYGGGATPTDDPPKRRTRKSEPAALLLDGDLWGDDFEHLIRPDASPVLRAFTDEHTSLRKEARRLENALRTEFQEPVTLRFLLGQGHVVHFASARGAPSDAPLSLAYKTKTTRTYYHAGWTKIGMKLQKLAARLSEREAESLEMLRQEVLQETAALRRNARLIDQLDVLLSFAQAAEELHLTRPTVDDSTTFTIHGGRHLAVEMGLLERQRLFTKNDLVLGHKECMHLVTGPNMGGKSTFLRQNAILSVLAQAGSFVPAEAAHLGVVDRIFSRVGAKDDLFHSRSTFMVEMAETAEILRRATPRSFVIADEIGRGTNTSVGLSIAFGTLHTLATRIGCRSLFATHYYELADLLESAETAQGAAQDLARRVAFVCTTLETCGEGLRYSHKVRPGVNRTSHGLDVARLADMPHDTMDLAARTHAWLERHGGHRIPTQGLVTDVLS from the exons ATGCTCGGGGTGCGTGCGGCAGCGGAACGCGCGCTGCATAGCCAAGGTCCGGtgggcgcgcggcggtcgaaAGCGTTTACGCTCGACGATCTTCCAGAccgcgtcgatgcgccgcaggagcgcgtcgtcgcgccgcccgagccggaatggccgccgctcgcgctgaaTGTGCTTGATAACATGCGCAAGTTTCCCAACTGCCTGCTGCTTACGCGCGTGGGTGGATTCTACGAG TCGTACTTTGAGCAGGCACCGCAGCTGGCGGCCGACATCAGCATCAAGcttgcgacgcgccggtgGGCGGGGCAGGTCGTGCCAATGTCGGGATTTCCGATCCACCAGCTCGACAAGTACCTCAAGGTGCTCGTCCAGGAAAAAGGGCGGCTCGTTGCGATCTGCGAAGAGTTTAAAGAGAGCCCATCGAGCGCTTCGttctcgcggcgcgtgaCGCGTATCGTGTCGCCCGGCACGCTAATCGACGAGCGCTTCCTCGATCCGTTCTCGAATAATTTTATCCTTGCCCTGTCCAAGACCCACGCCGGCTACGGTATCGCCTGGCTTGATGTGAGCACGGCTGATTTTCAGACTGGCCAGTGTGCCGACGAAAAagaggtgcgcgacgagatTGTACGCATCCAGCCCCGCGAGGTCGTGCTTGTCGATGGCCAGCTGGGGCCGGACGCAGCGCTCGTGTACGAGGCCATGGATATGATTCACGCCGCGGTTGCAGCGGTTGAgcctcggcgcgacgcgctcgacctgcgGCATGTGCCGGCGCATGCGTcggacgcggagcgcgacgcaaTCGCAGTGCTCACGTACTacctcgagacgcgcctcATGGAGCACATGCCGGGCCTGCACATTGACACGTCCGAAGGCAcactcggcgctgcggacGACCAGGTGatgcacctcgacgcccATACGCTCGGTGCCCTCGAAATCCGCGagacggcgcgcgacggcagcgtgcggGGAAGCCTGACTAGCATTGTGCGCCGGACCATGACACAAGGCGGCACGCGGCTCCTCACGCAGTGGCTCGCACAGCCCAGCACCTCGATACCCCTGATtcgcgcacgccacgcgctcgtcgactgGCTGCTTCAGCGCCCGTTTCTTCGCAAAGATCTGCGTACGCTGCTgcggggcggcgtcggcgatATTTTGCGTACGCTGCAGCGTATTAGCCTGCGGCGCAACGACGAGCAAGACTTGCTGGAAGTGCGCGACTTTGTGCGCACCTCGGACGCActggtgcagcgcctgcaggccgagcaggcggccgcagcgcccaGCACGCTGGGATGGACCGAGCTCGGGGAGCTGTTGGCCAAGTTCCAgtcgctgcacgcgctgggcgagcggctcggcggcgccatCGATGAGCGCGTGATTGAAAAACGTATCCAGCGCCAAGAGGCCATGGAgcagtcgcgcgacgtcgcgtACGGCGGAggggcgacgccgaccgaTGACCCGcccaagcggcgcacgcgaaAGAGCGAGCCGGCCGCGCTTCTCCTCGACGGGGACTTGTGGGGCGACGACTTTGAGCATCTTATCCGCCCCGacgcctcgccggtgcTCCGTGCGTTCACGGACGAGCACACGAGCCTGCGAAAAGaggcacgccgcctcgaAAATGCGCTGCGTACCGAGTTCCAAGAGCCGGTTACGCTGCGCTTCCTCCTTGGCCAAGGGCACGTTGTGCACTTTGCCAgtgcgcgtggcgcgccgagcgacgcaccCCTATCGCTTGCCTACAAAACAAAGACGACACGGACCTATTACCATGCCGGATGGACCAAGATCGGTATGAAACTCCAAAagctggcggcgcgcctgtcggagcgcgaggccgagagcCTCGAGATGCTGCGCCAAGAGGTCCTGCAAGAAACAGCCGCACTGCGGCGCAATGCGCGGCTCATCGACCAGCTTGACGTGCTGCTGTCCTTTGCGCAGGCGGCTGAGGAACTGCACCTCACGCGGCCGACGGTCGACGACTCGACCACGTTTACGATCCACGGCGGGCGCCATCTCGCGGTCGAGATGGGCCTTTTGGAGCGACAGCGCCTCTTTACCAAGAACGATTTGGTGCTCGGTCACAAGGAGTGCATGCACCTCGTCACCGGGCCGAACATGGGCGGAAAGTCGACATTTCTGCGCCAGAATGCAATCCTCAGcgtccttgcgcaggccgGCAGCTTTGTCCCGGCAGAGGCCGCGCACCTtggcgtcgtcgaccgcaTCTTTTCTCGCGTCGGCGCAAAAGACGACCTCTTccactcgcgcagcaccttTATGGTCGAGATGGCCGAGACTGCCGAGATCCTGCGACGTGCGACACCACGCAGCTTTGTGATTGCCGACGAAATCGGGCGCGGGACGAATACATCGGTTGGGCTCTCGATTGCGTTTGGTACTCTGCACACGTTGGCGACGCGGATCGGGTGCCGCAGTCTCTTTGCGACCCACTACTACGAACTCGCTGACCTCTTGGAGAGTGCAGAAACTGCACAGGGGGCCGCGCAGGACTTGGCACGCCGTGTCGCATTCGTGTGCACGACACTCGAAACGTGCGGCGAGGGACTGCGGTACTCCCATAAAGTGCGCCCTGGCGTGAATCGCACATCGCATGGCCTAGAcgttgcgcgcctcgcggatATGCCGCACGATACCATGGACCTCGCGGCACGTACGCACGCatggctcgagcgccacggcggGCACCGCATCCCTACCCAGGGCCTCGTGACCGACGTACTGTCCTAA
- a CDS encoding uncharacterized protein (TransMembrane:13 (o21-40i91-110o122-139i151-170o176-197i449-474o545-569i937-953o988-1005i1059-1077o1083-1104i1172-1189o1195-1215i); EggNog:ENOG503NUKV; COG:Q), whose product MPRLAPIWTGEDWAPWFRNDVLNGAVPIAVLVAVLVTASWQHAPKHTEPPHLDTDLEPVHEVLRSENQIIFEAASGVLDERPAIQIPRARGWKNAADMAMTLLLVLMQVVDAEYSGFHRQHIRWFFVWAAGCALSRIALHHRKRFWGQKLALGAAYFVVTLFNLRTALLNDATPRMLALLGGELACSGGLVLLAMLVRTTAPLPRALTRLHETYPPRATPAASTNAPPPQDLYTSPLARVTMGYLTNFIYAQYWVPTTLGAIPQVLPYVRTACVVGLARLADQAHGAHPASLHRRLWRAIGSLTIQQLLLQVLRVSFRMGPILSLSALLSYAEDRDAATREGRLPPPLHLGLLFALTMLVSQIGESLSDVNCMQTGRAAASKMRALVITEVFSKILRRKMHYESTASETQAVPEVNDGHVMNLIAVDTMKIEALVSQCHQPLVEHPLTILYCVIFLFHTLGVASLIGILIMLVASPLQARLSKRMLKIQELSLRATDARLNLANEVLASIKTVKFFAWERPFAQRMNNARTRELRMLYLDNVVSVLSNLIFVGMPMLVTLATFGIYTLVLGQPLTAQKAFTSLSIFVTLRTPLADFPELLVVMLNSWVSIRRVDTFLGTPETEKYDQLLKVAPPPTYLGFDHASFTFARTSDSAPRFSLKDLDCKFPVGETSIVVGPVGSGKTSLLLAMLGELHRTKGSTSMPCPITRSTTLDLAESVAYCGQSPWILGTTVRQNILFGAAFDERRYRQVLAACALEPDLDILEYHDETEVGEKGTSLSGGQKARVALARAFYSNAKHILIDDALSAVDAHTAHHIVDHCFSGPLAKGRTIVLVTHAVSLMHQHAKYAAVMDGGRVRAQGAPADLLAAGDLPSVETLETQMASSLYEEQESDDARWAATQAKRDRKDVEANAESIQRKTKGGDLYLTYIGAISEHRWVAAGLWLSLLALYVSVRSADVSSNSWLRFWASSYDDPSAHHENTLYYMKRYVLLVLLFVFLSAGRDMAQFSIAMRASKRMYTDLIASLMRAPPRFFDVTPIGRIMNRLSKDIQTVDTEITPALRMLTEGIVTLLAILGVICWAAPQFLYFVGFVLAVYYVIGALYLASSRDLKRIESVQRSPLYTLLGETLAGTVTIRAYSDTQRVVYNCMNLLDSSTRAYICLWTENRWVSVRVNVMGALVTFSTAVLLLVSHADAALLGFTLSYAVLILVTILRIVRRYTMTEITLNSVERVQEYIDLPPENQGGAEPPAHWPTDTGSIDVRNLSVRYAPEFPLALRDVSFRIAPGEKVGIVGRTGSGKSTLSLAFFRFLEAEAGSIVIDGIDISTVTLEALRSRLTIIPQDSQLFKGTVRTNLDPFGTCDDTDMWFALQRCQLASGSEQGTFTPSKTSVIQTLDDPVEQGGANLSAGQRQLLSLARGLLKMRDSRILILDESTANLDSESDALIQHTIREQMAPGATILTVAHRLRTIIDYDKVLVLDKGQVLEFNSPSQLLANPSSEFYGLCKRSGELNALTEAAHAAQKRPFS is encoded by the coding sequence AtgccgcggctcgcgccAATCTGGACCGGGGAGGACTGGGCGCCGTGGTTCCGTAATGATGTGCTGAATGGCGCTGTTCCGATTGCGGTTCTAGTTGCGGTACTTGTTACAGCGTCGTGGCAGCATGCGCCCAAGCACACGGAGCCGCCGCACCTCGACACGGACCTCGAGCCCGTGCACGAGGTGCTCCGGTCGGAGAACCAAATTATCTtcgaggcggcgtcgggcgtgctcgacgagcgcccggCGATCCAGATCCCACGCGCAAGGGGGTGGAAGAACGCGGCAGACATGGCGATGACCCTTCTCCTGGTCCTCATgcaggtcgtcgacgcAGAGTACAGCGGGTTTCACCGGCAACACATCCGCTGGTTCTTTGTATGGGCGGCGGGGTGCGCACTTTcccgcatcgcgctgcaccACCGCAAGCGCTTCTGGGGGCAAAAGCTCGCACTGGGCGCGGCGTACTTTGTCGTGACCTTGTTCAACCTGCGCACTGCGTTGCTCAACGACGCAAcgccgcgcatgctcgCTCTCCTGGGGGGGGAGCTCGCCTGCTCGGGAGGGTTGGTCCTCCTTGCCatgctcgtgcgcacgacggcgccACTGCCCCGGGCGCTCACGCGCCTGCACGAGACGTATCCgccacgcgcgacgccggccgccagcacaaacgcgccgccgccgcaggacCTGTACACGTCACCGCTTGCACGCGTGACAATGGGCTACTTGACCAACTTTATCTACGCGCAGTACTGGGTGCCTACGACGCTCGGTGCCATCCCGCAGGTCCTGCCGTacgtgcgcacggcgtgcgtcgtggGCCTTGCGCGGCTCGCTGACCAGGCACACGGCGCACACCCGGCGTCGCTCCACCGCCGCCTGTGGCGCGCGATCGGCAGCCTCACCATCCAGCAGCTCCTCCTGCAGGTGCTGCGGGTGTCGTTTCGCATGGGGCCGATTCTCTCGCTCTCCGCCCTCTTGTCCTacgccgaggaccgcgacgcggcgactCGCGAGGGAcggctgccgccgccgctgcacctcggtcTCCTCTTTGCGCTGACGATGCTCGTCAGCCAGATCGGCGAGTCGCTGTCGGACGTCAACTGCATGCAGaccggccgcgcggccgcgtccaAGATGCGTGCGCTGGTCATTACCGAGGTCTTTAGCAAGATTCTCCGCCGAAAGATGCACTACGAAagcaccgcgagcgagacgcAGGCCGTGCCAGAGGTCAACGACGGCCACGTTATGAATCTGATCGCGGTCGACACGATGAAaatcgaggcgctcgtctcgcAGTGCCACCAGCCACTGGTCGAGCACCCACTCACGATTCTGTACTGTGTCATCTTCTTGTTCcacacgctcggcgtcgcgtcgctgaTAGGCATTCTGATCATGCTTGtcgcctcgccgctgcaggcgcgcctctcAAAGCGCATGCTCAAGATCCAGGAActgtcgctgcgcgcgaccgacgcACGCCTCAATCTCGCCAACGAGGTCCTGGCAAGTATCAAGACAGTCAAGTTTTTCGCGTGGGAACGGCCgtttgcgcagcgcatgaACAACGCGCGAACGCGCGAACTGCGTATGCTGTACCTCGACAATGTGGTCAGCGTGCTGAGCAACCTCATTTTTGTCGGCATGCCGATGCTCGTTACGCTCGCTACCTTTGGCATCTACACGCTCGTTCTGGGGCAGCCGCTCACCGCCCAAAAGGCCTTTACTTCGCTCTCGATCTTTgtcacgctgcgcacgccgctcgccgactttCCCGAGCTCTTGGTCGTGATGCTCAACTCGTGGGTGTCGAttcgccgcgtcgacacATTCCTCGGGACGCCAGAGACGGAAAAGTACGACCAGCTGCTCAaggtcgcgccgccgccgacgtacCTCGGCTTTGACCACGCGTCGTTCACTTTTGCACGCACCTCGGacagtgcgccgcgcttctCACTCAAGGACCTCGACTGCAAGTTTCCTGTGGGCGAGACGAGCATCGTCGTTGGGCCCGTCGGCAGCGGGAAAACGTCGCTCTTGCTCGCcatgctcggcgagctgcaccgcACCAAGGGCTCGACGTCGATGCCGTGCCCCATCACGCGCTCCACGACGCtggacctcgccgagtcgGTGGCATACTGCGGCCAGAGCCCGTGGATCCTCGGCACTACCGTGCGCCAAAACATTCTGTTTGGCGCCGCGTttgacgagcgccgctaCCGCCAAGTGCTCGCGGCGTGTGCGCTTGAGCCGGACCTCGATATCCTCGAGTACCACGACGAGACCGAAGTCGGGGAAAAGGGCAcgtcgctctcgggcgGCCAGAaagcgcgcgtcgccctcgcgcgGGCTTTCTACTCCAACGCAAAGCACATTCTCATCGACGACGCTTTGTCGGCCGTCGACGCACACACGGCGCACCACATCGTGGACCACTGCTTTAGCGGACCGCTCGCCAAAGGACGTACCATTGTCCTGGTCACGCACGCTGTTTCGCTCATGCATCAGCACGCGAAGTATGCGGCCGTGATGGACGGCGGCCGTGTGCGTGCACAAGGCGCTCCGGCGGACCTACTCGCTGCGGGCGACCTCCCTTCtgtcgagacgctcgagacgcaAATGGCGTCTAGCCTGTACGAAGAGCAAGAGTCCGACGATGCCCGGTGGGCCGCGACGCAAGCAAAGCGCGATCGTAAGGACGTCGAGGCAAACGCCGAGAGTATCCAGCGCAAGACCAAAGGCGGCGACCTCTACCTTACGTATATCGGTGCCATCTCCGAGCACCGATGGGTCGCCGCTGGCCTGTGGCTCAGCCTCCTTGCCCTGTACgtgtcggtgcgcagcgcggacGTCAGCAGCAATTCGTGGCTGCGTTTCTGGGCGAGCTCGTACGACGATCCAAGTGCGCACCACGAGAATACACTCTATTACATGAAGCGCTACGTCCTTCTCGTCCTCCTCTTTGTCTTTTTGTCGGCTGGACGCGACATGGCCCAGTTTTCGATCGCGATGCGTGCGTCAAAGCGCATGTACACGGATCTCATTGCGAGTTTGAtgcgcgccccgccgcggTTCTTTGACGTGACGCCGATCGGACGTATCATGAACCGCCTCTCGAAAGACATCCAGACAGTCGACACGGAAATCAcgcccgcgctgcgcatgctcaCCGAAGGCATCGTGACACTCCTTGCCATTCTCGGCGTAATTTGCTGGGCTGCGCCCCAGTTTTTGTACTTTGTCGGGTTTGTGCTGGCAGTGTACTATGtgatcggcgcgctgtACCTCGCCTCATCCCGCGACTTGAAGCGCATCGAGAGTGTGCAGCGCTCGCCATTGTATACCttgctcggcgagacgctcgcaGGCACCGTGACGATCCGCGCATACAGtgacacgcagcgcgtggtGTACAACTGCATGAACCTGCTTGACAGTTCGACACGCGCCTACATCTGCCTCTGGACCGAGAACCGATGGGTGAGCGTGCGTGTGAATGTGATGGGCGCTTTGGTGACATTTTCCAcggccgtgctgctgcttgtgtcgcacgccgacgcagcGCTGCTCGGCTTCACCCTCTCGTACGCGGTCCTGATTTTGGTCACGATCCTGCGCATCGTCCGTCGGTACACCATGACCGAAATTACACTCAACTCGGTTGAGCGCGTCCAGGAGTACATCGACCTTCCACCCGAGAaccaaggcggcgcagagcCACCGGCGCACTGGCCCACCGACACGGGCAGCATCGACGTACGCAACTTGTCGGTGCGGTACGCGCCCGAGTTTCCGCTCGCCCTGCGTGACGTGTCGTTCCGCATCGCCCCGGGCGAAAAGGTCGGCATTGTCGGCCgcaccggcagcggcaAGTCGACGTTGTCTCTTGCCTTTTTCCGCTTCCTCGAAGCGGAAGCGGGCTCGATTGTGATCGACGGGATCGACATTTCGACCgtcacgctcgaggcgctgcgcagccgccTGACCATTATTCCCCAGGACTCGCAGCTATTCAAAGGCACGGTCCGCACGAACCTCGATCCGTTTGGAACGTGCGACGACACGGACATGTGGTTTGCGCTGCAACGCTGCCAGCTCGCGTCTGGATCTGAGCAAGGCACCTTTACGCCGTCCAAGACAAGCGTCATtcagacgctcgacgaccccGTCGAGCAGGGCGGCGCGAACCTCAGCGCCGGCCAGCGCCAGCTTCTCtcgctcgctcgcggcctGCTCAAGATGCGCGACAGCCGTATCCTCATCCTCGACGAGAGCACCGCGAATCTCGACTCGGAGTCTGACGCGCTCATCCAGCACACGATCCGCGAGCAGatggcgccgggcgcgacgaTTTTGACGGTGGCCCACCGTTTGAGAACGATTATCGACTATGACAAGGTGCTTGTGCTGGACAAGGGCCAGGTCCTTGAATTTAACTCTCCCTCGCAGCTCCTGGCGAACCCTTCGTCGGAATTCTATGGACTGTGCAAacgcagcggcgagctcAATGCTCTCACCGaagccgcgcacgccgcgcaaaAGCGGCCCTTTTCGTAG